The following DNA comes from Winogradskyella sp. PG-2.
ACCTTAGCTACAGGTCCAACGTTTGTAAGCACTAACCAAGTAGGTGGTGTAGATGGTACTTTACGAGTAGGAGAGATAGCGACTTATACAGCGACTTATGTTATTGAGCAAGATGCAGTAGATGCAGGAGGGTTTAGTAACAGTGTATTAGCAGATGGTGATAGTCCAATGAATACTAATGTCGATGACACGAGTGATGATGACGATGATTTAGATGGTAATACGGATGATGATCCAACGGTAACAGTAATCTTAGAAGATCCAAGTATCGAAGCCGTTAAGACTGTAGCGATTACTAATGATGTAGCGCCAGCTGGTGCGAGTTTAGGGGATACAGTCACTTATACAATTACTGTAGCAAATACAGGAAATGTAACCTTAGATGGTGTTGGTATTGTAGATACGTTTGAGGATGCTAATGGAAATACTTTAACCTTAGCTACAGGTCCAACGTTTGTAAGCACTAACCAAGTAGGTGGTGTAGATGGTACTTTACGAGTAGGAGAGATAGCGACTTATACAGCGACTTATGTTATTGAGCAAGATGCAGTAGATGCAGGAGGGTTTAGTAACAGTGTATTAGCAGATGGTGACAGTCCAATGGATACTAATGTCGATGACACGAGTGATGATGACGATGATTTAGATGGTAATACGGATGATGATCCAACAGAAACAACAATAGGAGAAGATCCAAGTATCGAAGCCGTTAAGACTGTAGCGATTACTAATGATGTAGCGCCAGCTGGTGCGAGTTTAGGGGATACAGTCACTTATGCAATTACTGTAGCAAATACAGGAAATATAGTCTTAGATGGTGTTGGTATTGTAGATACGTTTGAGGATGCTAATGGAAATGCTTTAACCTTAGCTACAGGTCCAACGTTTGTAAGCACTAACCAAGTAGGTGGTGTAGATGGTACTTTACGAGTAGGAGAGATAGCGACTTATACAGCGACATATGTTATTGAGCAAGATGCAGTAGATGCAGGAGGGTTTAGTAACAGTGTATTAGCAGATGGTGATAGTCCAATGAATACTAATGTCGATGACACGAGTGATGATGACGATGATTTAGATGGTAATACGGAGGATGATCCAACAGAAACAACAATATCAGAAGATCCAAGTATCGAAGCCGTTAAGACTGTAGCGATTACTAATGATGTAGCGCCAGCTGGTGCGAGTTTAGGGGATACAGTCACTTATACAATTACTGTAGCAAATACAGGAAATATAATCTTAGATGGTGTTGGTATTGTAGATACGTTTGAGGATGCTAATGGAAATGCTTTAACCTTAGCTACAGGTCCAACGTTTGTAAGCACTAACCAAGTAGGTGGTGTAGATGGTACTTTACGAGTAGGAGAGATAGCGACTTATACAGCGACTTATGTTATTGAGCAAGATGCAGTAGATGCAGGAGGGTTTAGTAACAGTGTATTAGCAGATGGTGATAGTCCAATGGATACTAATGTCGATGACACGAGTGATGATGACGATGATTTAGATGGTAATACGGATGATGATCCAACGGTAACAGTAATCTTAGAAGATCCAAGTATCGAAGCCGTTAAGACTGTAGCGATTACTAATGATGTAGCGCCAGCTGGTGCGAGTTTAGGGGATACAGTCACTTATACAATTACTGTAGCAAATACAGGAAATGTAACCTTAGATGGTGTTGGTATTGTAGATACGTTTGAGGATGCTAATGGAAATACTTTAACCTTAGCTACAGGTCCAACGTTTGTAAGCACTAACCAAGTAGGTGGTGTAGATGGTACTTTACGAGTAGGAGAGATAGCGACTTATACAGCGACTTATGTTATTGAGCAAGATGCAGTAGATGCAGGAGGGTTTAGTAACAGTGTATTAGCAGATGGTGATAGTCCAATGAATACTAATGTCGATGACACGAGTGATGATGACGATGATTTAGATGGTAATACGGATGATGATCCAACAGAAACAACAATATCAGAAGATCCAAGTATCGAAGCCGTTAAGACTGTAGCGATTACTAATGATGTAGCGCCAGCTGGTGCGAGTTTAGGGGATACAGTCACTTATACAATTACTGTAGCAAATACAGGAAATGTAACCTTAGATGGTGTTGGTATTGTAGATACGTTTGAGGATGCTAATGGAAATACTTTAACCTTAGCTACAGGTCCAACGTTTGTAAGCACTAACCAAGTAGGTGGTGTAGATGGTACTTTACGAGTAGGAGAGATAGCGACTTATACAGCGACTTATGTTATTGAGCAAGATGCAGTAGATGCAGGAGGGTTTAGTAACAGTGTATTAGCAGATGGTGATAGTCCAATGAATACTAATGTCGATGACACGAGTGATGATGACGATGATTTAGATGGTAATACGGATGATGATCCAACAGAAACAACAATATCAGAAGATCCAAGTATCGAAGCCGTTAAGACTGTAGCGATTACTAATGATGTAGCGCCAGCTGGTGCGAGTTTAGGGGATACAGTCACTTATACAATTACTGTAGCAAATACAGGAAATGTAACCTTAGATGGTGTTGGTATTGTAGATACGTTTGAGGATGCTAATGGAAATACTTTAACCTTAGCTACAGGTCCAACGTTTGTAAGCACTAACCAAGTAGGTGGTGTAGATGGTACTTTACGAGTAGGAGAGATAGCGACTTATACAGCGACTTATGTTATTGAGCAAGATGCAGTAGATGCAGGAGGGTTTAGTAACAGTGTATTAGCAGATGGTGATAGTCCAATGGATACTAATGTAGATGACACGAGTGATGATGACGATGATACAGATGGTAACACAGAGGATGATCCAACGGTAACGACTATAGGAGAAGATTCAAGTATTGAAGCCGTGAAGACTGTAGCGATTACGAATGATGTTGCACCAGTAGGTGTAAGTTTAGGGGATACGATGACTTATACAATAACAGTTACTAACACAGGAAATGTAACATTAGATGGTGTTGGTATTGTAGATACGTTTTTAGATGGTGATGGAAATGCACTGACTTTAACTTCAGGACCGACCTTCCAAGGGCCATCAAGTTTAGGTAGTTTAGAAGGTGATTTATTAGTTGGTGAAGTAGCGACTTATACAGCGACATATGTAGTAGCTCAAGATGCAGTAGATGCAGGAGGGTTTAGTAACAGTGTATTAGCAGATGGTGACAGTCCAATGGATACTAATGTCGATGACACGAGTGATGATGACGATGATTTAGATGGTAATACGGATGATGATCCAACGGTAACGACTATAGGAGAAGGTTCAAGTATTGAAGCCGTTAAGACTGTAGCGATTACGAATGATGTTGCACCAGTAGGTGTAAGTTTAGGGGATACGATGACTTATACAATAACAGTTACTAACACAGGAAATGTAACATTAGATGGTGTTGGTATTGTAGATACGTTTTTAGATGGTGATGGAAATGCACTGACTTTAACTTCAGGACCGACCTTCCAAGGGCCATCAAGTTTAGGTAGTTTAGAAGGTGATTTATTAGTTGGTGAAGTAGCGACTTATACAACGACATATGTAGTAGCTCAAGATGCAGTAGATGCAGGAGGCTTTAGTAATAGTGTATTAGCAGATGGTGACAGTCCAATGGATACTAATGTCGATGACACGAGTGATGATGACGATGATACAGATGGTAACACAGAGGATGATCCAACGGTAACAGTAATCTTAGAAGATCCAAGTATCGAAGCCGTTAAGACTGTAGCGATTACGAATGATGTTGCACCAGTAGGTGTAAGTTTAGGGGATACGATGACTTATACAATAACAGTTACTAACACAGGAAATGTAACCTTAGATGGTGTTGGTATTGTAGATACGTTTTTAGATGGTGATGGAAATGCACTGACTTTAACTTCAGGACCGACCTTCCAAGGTCCATCAAGTTTAGGTAGTTTAGAAGGTGATTTATTAGTTGGTGAAGTAGCGACTTATACAGCGACATATGTAGTAGCTCAAGATGCAGTAGATGCAGGAGGCTTTAGTAATAGTGTATTAGCAGATGGTGATAGTCCAATGAATACTAATGTCGATGACACGAGTGATGATGACGATGATACAGATGGTAACACAGAGGATGATCCAACGGTAACAGTAATCTTAGAAGATCCAAGTATCGAAGCCGTCAAGACTGTAGCGATTACGAATGATGTTGCACCAGTAGGTGTAAGTTTAGGGGATACGATGACTTATACAATAACAGTTACTAACACAGGAAATGTAACCTTAGATGGTGTTGGTATTGTAGATACGTTTTTAGATGGTGATGGAAATGCACTGACTTTAACTTCAGGACCGACCTTCCAAGGGCCGTCAAGTTTAGGTAGTTTAGAAGGTGATTTATTAGTTGGTGAAGTAGCGACTTATACAGCGACATATGTAGTAGCTCAAGATGCAGTAGATGCAGGAGGCTTTAGTAATAGTGTATTAGCAGATGGTGACAGTCCAATGGATACTAATGTCGATGACACGAGTGATGATGACGATGATACAGATGGTAACACAGAGGATGATCCAACGGTAACGACTATAGGAGAAGATTCAAGTATTGAAGCCGTTAAGACTGTAGCGATTACGAATGATGTTGCACCAGTAGGTGTAAGTTTAGGGGATACGATGACTTATACAATAACAGTTACTAACACAGGAAATGTAACCTTAGATGGTGTTGGTATTGTAGATACGTTTTTAGATGGTGATGGAAATGCACTGACTTTAACTTCAGGACCGACCTTCCAAGGGCCGTCAAGTTTAGGTAGTTTAGAAGGTGATTTATTAGTTGGTGAAGTAGCGACTTATACAGCGACATATGTAGTAGCTCAAGATGCAGTAGATGCAGGAGGCTTTAGTAATAGTGTATTAGCAGATGGTGATAGTCCAATGAATACTAATGTCGATGACACGAGTGATGATGACGATGATACAGATGGTAACACAGAGGATGATCCAACGGTAACAGTAATCTTAGAAGATCCAAGTATCGAAGCCGTCAAGACTGTAGCGATTACTAATGATGTTGCACCAGTAGGTGTAAGTTTAGGGGATACAGTCACTTATACAATTACTGTAGCAAATACAGGAAATGTAACCTTAGATGGTGTTGGTATTGTAGATACGTTTGAGGATGCTAATGGAAATACTTTAACCTTAGCTACAGGTCCAACGTTTGTAAGCACTAACCAAGTAGGTGGTGTAGATGGTACTTTACGAGTAGGAGAGATAGCGACTTATACAGCGACTTATGTTATTGAGCAAGATGCAGTAGATGCAGGAGGGTTTAGTAATAGTGTATTAGCAGATGGTGACAGTCCAATGGATGCTAATGTCGATGACACGAGTGATGATGACGATGATTTAGATGGTAATACGGATGATGATCCAACAGAAACAACAATATCAGAAGATCCAAGTATCGAAGCCGTTAAGACTGTAGCGATTACTAATGATGTAGCGCCAGCTGGTGCGAGTTTAGGGGATACAGTCACTTATACAATTACTGTAGCAAATACAGGAAATGTAACCTTAGATGGTGTTGGTATTGTAGATACGTTTGAGGATGCTAATGGAAATGCTTTAACCTTAGCTACAGGTCCAACGTTTGTAAGCACTAACCAAGTAGGTGGTGTAGATGGTACTTTACGAGTAGGAGAGATAGCGACTTATACAGCGACTTATGTTATTGAGCAAGATGCAGTAGATGCAGGAGGGTTTAGTAACAGTGTATTAGCAGATGGTGATAGTCCAATGAATACTAATGTCGATGACACGAGTGATGATGACGATGATTTAGATGGTAATACGGATGATGATCCAACAGAAACAACAATATCAGAAGATCCAAGTATCGAAGCCGTTAAGACTGTAGCGATTACTAATGATGTAGCGCCAGCTGGTGCGAGTTTAGGGGATACAGTCACTTATACAATTACTGTAGCAAATACAGGAAATGTAACCTTAGATGGTGTTGGTATTGTAGATACGTTTGAGGATGCTAATGGAAATACTTTAACCTTAGCTACAGGTCCAACGTTTGTAAGCACTAACCAAGTAGGTGGTGTAGATGGTACTTTACGAGTAGGAGAGATAGCGACTTATACAGCGACTTATGTTATTGAGCAAGATGCAGTAGATGCAGGAGGGTTTAGTAACAGTGTATTAGCAGATGGTGATAGTCCAATGAATACTAATGTCGATGACACGAGTGATGATGACGATGATACAGATGGTAACACAGAGGATGATCCAACAGAGATTGTTATTGTTTCTAACCCGAGTATAAGTTTGATAAAAACAGCACTTCCACTAGAAGATACTAATGGTGATGGCATTGCAGGAAGTATTGATGATTTTATTACATATGCTTTTACCGTAACTAACACAGGTAATGTAACATTAACTAATGTTCAAATACAAGATACTTTACCTGGTATTAACTTAATGGGCGGTCCAATTGCAGTTCTTTTACCAAATCAACCTGATAGTTCAACATTCACAGCAACGTATCAAATTACACAAGCTGATCTTGATACAGGGTTTGTTATAAATTCTGCTACAGTAAGCGGAGAAGCACCAGGTGGAGATACAGGTGATCCATCAGATGATATAACTGATACGAGTGATGATCCAAATGATAATAGTAATACCGATGATAATGGTGATGGTGAACCAGATGATCCTACAATCACTGAAGTTAATTCAATCTATGACTTAGAAGTAACTAAAGTTGTAAATGAGTTGACACCAGTTGTAGGTGATGAAGTAATTTTCACTATTGAAGCAGCGAATATTGGTAATGTTACTACAACAAATATTGTGATAAGTGAACAAATTCCAAGTGGATATGTTTATGTGTCTCATATTGTAACAGCAGGAACTTACTCTGAGTTTGATGGTGAATGGACTATTACCCAATTAAATCCAGACCAAGTAGAAATACTTGAGATTACGGTGGAAGTACTTGGATTTGGTGACTATTTGAATAGTGCTTTTGTTAGCAGTTCTTTAGGTGGTACAGATGTAAATCCAGGAAATGATGAAGGTAATGCCATAGTTGATCCAATATGCTTAACTATCTATAACGAGTTTTCACCAAATGGTGATGGAGTTAATGAGACATTTGTAATCGATTGTTTAGAGAGATATACTAATAATAAATTAGAAGTGTACAATAGATGGGGTAATATAGTTTACTCAAAGAATCGTTATTTAAATGACTGGGATGGTACTTCAAATGGAAGAGCAGTAATTAATCAATCTGATAAGTTACCAGTAGGTACATATTATTATGTTCTGGACTTAGGAGATGGCTCAGAACCACGAGTTGGATGGTTATACATAAACAGATAAGATTAATTAACACTGAATTATAAAATATATTAAAATGATACATAAATCATCACTAATAAAAGGATTAATAGTTTTAGTATTTACGATACTTAGTGCTAATAGTTTTGCACAACAAGATCCTCAGTATACACATTATATGTATAATACATTAAGTGTTAATCCAGCATATGCAGGCCAAAGAGAAACACTAAGTGTTGTAGGTTTGCATAGATCGCAATGGGTTGGTATAGATGGCGCGCCACAAACACAGTCCTTAGGAATTCATTCACCATTACGTAATGAGCGTATTGGTTTAGGATTAAATATTGTAAGTGATGCCTTAGGACCGGCAAGAGAAACTTTTGTAGATGCTAATTTTTCATATACAATTCCATTAAATGCAAATGATTTAAAATTGTCTTTTGGTGTAAAAGGTGGATTACATATGTTAGATACAGATTGGAGTAAAGGCCGTTTTCAAGATCCTGACGTTGTTTTTAACAATAATTTAAATCTTATTTCACCAACTATTGGTGCAGGTTTATACATGCATACTCGAAAATGGTATTTAGGTTTAGCAGTTCCTAATTTTTTGGAGACTGAACATTATGATGACTTCCAAGAGTCTATTGCTACAGAGCGCATGCATTTTTATGCTATTGGTGGATATGTATTTAATATTAGTGAAACGACAGAGTTAAAACCTGCCTTTTTAATTAAAGGTGTGAGTGGAGCTCCATTAATTGCGGATGTTTCTGCTAATTTTTGGTTTCAAAAGAAACTTACAGCTGGTTTAGCTTGGAGATGGGATGATTCTGTAAGTGCTTTAGTTGGTATGCAAATAACACCTGGCATGTTTATTGGATATAGTTATGATATGACAACAACAGGTTTAAGTAATTACAATAGCGGTACACACGAACTTACTTTAAGATTTGAAGTTAAAAAATTAGGTAGAATATTATCACCACGTTTCTTCTAAAAATATGATTATGAAAACACTATCAAGATATATATTATTAACAGTCGTATTTGTTACATCTTCAGTTGTATATGCTCAAGAAGGGAAAATACGAAGTGTCAAAGATGACTATAGAGAATTCGCTTATGTAAAAACAAGTGAGGTCTTACTAGAAGTGGCCAATAAAGGTTACAGGTCTGCAGATTTATTTCAGAAGTTAGGAAACTCATATTATTTCCAAAATAAAATGGAGGATGCTGCCAAATGGTATGGTGAATTAATAACTATGAATGAAGTTATTGATCCTGAATATTATTTTAGGTATGCACTGGCTCTCAAAGGAATTGAGAATTATGAAGAATCCGATAAATGGATGACAAAGTTTAATAAACTTAAACCACAAGATTCTAGAGGTAAAGCATTCTTATCTAAAGTGGATTACAAATCTGATATTGAGGAATTAAGCCGAAATGATATTGAAATTGTTAATCTTGAAATTAATACAGAGTTATCGGATTTTGGAACAACAGAGTATGAGAATGGAATTGTGTTTGCTTCTGCTAGAGGGGGAGGACGAAAATATAGATGGAATGAACAACCTTATTTAGACATATACTCGGTAGAAAAAACTGATGAAGGTTCTTTTAGTGAAGTCAATGAAATTCAAGGTAAAGTTAATACAAAGTATCACGAATCTAGTGCAGTGTTTTCACCAAATGGTCAATACATGTTCTTTACAAGAAATAACTATTTCAGAATGAAATATAAAGAAGATGAATCAGGAATTAATAGATTGCAATTATATAGAGCAACGTTAAGTGAAGATGGTTCATGGGATGAAATTCATAAAATTCATTTTAATAGTGAAGATTATAGTGTGGCACATCCTGCTTTAAATCTTACAGGTTCTAGACTATATTTTGCATCGGACATGCCTGGGACTTATGGACAGTCTGATATCTTTGTAGTAGATGTTAATGATGATGGTACTTTAGGTGAACCTGAAAATTTAGGAGCAGGGATAAATACAGAAGGACAAGAATCTTTTCCTTTTGTGAATACAAGTGGAGATTTATTCTTTTCATCAAATGGTTATCCCGGTTTAGGAGGATTTGATGTATTTAAGTCTGAAGGTTTAGATCAAAAAGTACAGGCTGGTTCTAATAGAAATTTCCCAATAGAGAATATCGGTAAACCAGTAAATAGCGCTTTTGATGATTTTGGATATTATGAAAATTTGGTCACTAGACGTGTTTATTTCAGTTCTAATAGAGAAGGAGGTAAAGGAAGTGATGATATATATACTTTTGAAGTTCCTGAATGTGAGCAATTAGTTGAAGGTACAGTTCAAGATAAAAAGACAGATGAGTTAATCCCAAATGCAACTGTAGTTTTATTTGATGGTGAAGGAAATGAGATAGAGCGAACAACTGTAGGTGCTGATGCTACTTTTGAATTTAATCTTGACTGTGAAAAAGAATATTTAATCAGAGGAGAAAAGGAAACGTATGCTTCAGATGAAAAACGTTTTACAACACCAGATCGAAAACAAGAATTACAACTTCAATTATTACTTGAAAAAGATGAAGTTATAGTAGAGCCTTGCTCTGATTTGGCCAAATTATTAGATATTCCAATTATCTATTTTGATTTTGATAAGTTTAATATTAGATATGATGCTGAAGTAGAATTACAGAAGGTATTAGCTGTGTTGAATAAGTATCCTTCAATGACTATTGATGTGAGATCTCACACAGATTGCAGAGCAACTATGGTTTACAATGAAAGATTATCTGAAAATAGAGCGCAATCTACACGACAGTATCTTATAGATAATGGCATAGATGCAGCTCGTATTACTGCTAAAGGATATGGCGAGTCTAGATTGGTTAATGACTGCGGTTGTGAACCAACAAATGAATCAAGCTGTTCTGAAGAAGAACACCAATTAAATAGACGAAGCGAATTTATTGTGACGAGTTTTAAAGGTCAAAAGTGTCCAGAACAAAACTAAATTTAGTTTTTATGAATTCCTTTACCTTTTTTTAAGCTTTAGGTGTTAATTTTGTTTTATGACAGAAGAACAAGTCATCTTAGTCGATGAAAATGATAATCAAATTGGTTTAATGCCAAAAATGGAAGCACACGAAAAAGCAGTTTTACATCGTGCTTTCTCAGTATTTATATTTAATAATGAGAATGAATTAATGCTTCAGCAACGTGCATTACATAAATACCATTCACCAGGCTTATGGACTAATACATGTTGTAGTCATCAGCGTGATGGTGAAAGTAATATTGAAGCTGGTAAAAGACGCTTGCAAGAAGAGATGGGTTTCGTTACAGATTTGGATGAATCTACGTCATTCATTTACAAAGCGTCATTTGAAAATGGATTAACTGAGTACGAATATGACTATGTAATGGTAGGTCTTTATAACGACGAACCTATTATAAATAGCGAAGAAGTTGCAGATTGGAAATGGATGCCATTAGAGGGGGTTAAAGTAGATATGGCTTTAAATCCTGAAAAATACACAGCTTGGTTTAAAATTATATTTGAAAAATTCTATGAATATATAAATATCAATAAATAATGAGAGTAACTGTACATAGAAAGGCACATTTTAATGCAGCACATAGATTGTATAGAAAAGACTGGAGTTTTGAAAAGAATGAAACTGTCTTTGGGTTGTGTAATAATCCTAATTTTCATGGACATAATTACGAACTAATTGCAAGTGTTACTGGCGAAATTGACCCTGAAACAGGCTATGTTATTGACGTTAAAATTCTAAAAGACATTATTAAAGCAGAAGTTGAAGATGCCTTTGATCATAAAAATCTAAATATTGAAGTTCCAGAATTTTATAATTTAAACCCAACTGCAGAAAATATTGCAGTTGTTATTTATAATAAAGTAAAAGCAAAATTAGACTCTAAATTTCATTTAGAAATTACACTCTATGAAACACCTCGAAACTTTGTGACCTATTCTGGTCACTAATTTAAATACAAAGTATTACCCCTGTATAGTTTAAACATTTTATAAAGAACAGAATGTAGGTAAGACAAAAAATGATTGTTTTGAATCTCTTTCCGTTTATGTTTAAAACTTCAAAACTTAATGTTATTAATTAACTTGTGGATTCCTTATTTTTGCAACACTAAATATTTGTAATCATGGCTAATAAAAGAGATTTAAAAAAGGATATTAACTACGTCTTTGGCGATATAATTGAAGCAGTTTATTATTGGGAATTAGAAAACACTCAAAAACCAACTAAAGAGAGTGATGCAATCATTGATGATGCCTTTGCTGGATTTGATGAGTTAATTGCTCGTGTAAATGATAGAAGTGTGGAAGATACTAGAGCCCATTTTAAAGCTATTAATAAAGATTTAGAATCAAAAGGAAGAGCTTTAATAGAAAAAATAAATAAGCTCAAGTAGACTAAATATATAATACTTTTACGTTTTTAAACAATAAATCCAATCTTAATTTAAGATTGGATTTATTGTTTAAATCAATGAAAGTTCAATTATTCAATGGCTTCTCTGCTATTTATATATTCGTTTAGTTTCTTACCGTAAAATGATTTTTTTATAGAGTCAGTTAAACCATTATAAACTGAATCTATATAAATAGGATTTGCAGCCGGAAGTTCGTATAAAGCTAAATAAGGCGCAATTTCACTATCATTATTATTCAAGGCAAATTGAATGGAGTAAGAGTATTTTCGTTTTAAAAGTTTTTGAGATTGTATATTTAAAGAATCTGATGTAATTGAGTCTTTTGCTTTTTGAGCTAAGAAGTTGGCTTCAATCAATTCTAAATTTTGATTATTAAATTTAGACATGATACCTGTATACTCATCTAATAAAACTTGTTGTTTAGATCCTATAATTTTAGCATCAAAATTAAAATTCTTCAATGATGTATTTATTTCTGTAAGACCTTTATCTGCAAAAAATGGAATGTAATGCTCCTCACCATCATTCTTAAACAATTTTAGGTATAATAAAATAGGTTCGTCGATGTTAGTTTTTAAGGTGAACTCTGGTTGGCCAGTAATAACCATGGAATCTAAATCTATAATAGAAGTAGAATCTCCATTCTTTTGGAGATAAACAATTCCCTTTTTTAATCCTTTTACACTGCCTTTTAATGTGAAATTTGCTTCTTTTTCTTTACCACATGAAACAAGTATTAATAGTATAAAAATGAGGCTTAAGGCTTTATTTAATGTCATCATATTTTCTTTAAATAATTTGGTGTGCAAATATCTTATAATAGTTTTAAAATAACTAACCTCCAGCTGCTATTTGCATTAAAACAGTGCAACCAATTGCAGCTATAGTACCTACGGCATAACCTAAAACTGCTAATAAAACACCAACCGTAGCTAAAGATGGGTGAAATGCAGATGCTACAATCGGAGCAGAAGCAGCACCACCAACATTAGCTTGACTACCCACAGCTAAAAAGAAATATGGCGCTTTTATGAGTTTAGCAACACCGATAAGAAGTATTGCATGTATGCACATCCAAATAAGACCTACAATGATGAGACCAGGTGATTCAAATACAGAGCATATATCAATTTTCATTCCTATGGTTGCTACAAGTATATAAA
Coding sequences within:
- a CDS encoding type IX secretion system membrane protein PorP/SprF; this translates as MIHKSSLIKGLIVLVFTILSANSFAQQDPQYTHYMYNTLSVNPAYAGQRETLSVVGLHRSQWVGIDGAPQTQSLGIHSPLRNERIGLGLNIVSDALGPARETFVDANFSYTIPLNANDLKLSFGVKGGLHMLDTDWSKGRFQDPDVVFNNNLNLISPTIGAGLYMHTRKWYLGLAVPNFLETEHYDDFQESIATERMHFYAIGGYVFNISETTELKPAFLIKGVSGAPLIADVSANFWFQKKLTAGLAWRWDDSVSALVGMQITPGMFIGYSYDMTTTGLSNYNSGTHELTLRFEVKKLGRILSPRFF
- a CDS encoding OmpA family protein, with translation MKTLSRYILLTVVFVTSSVVYAQEGKIRSVKDDYREFAYVKTSEVLLEVANKGYRSADLFQKLGNSYYFQNKMEDAAKWYGELITMNEVIDPEYYFRYALALKGIENYEESDKWMTKFNKLKPQDSRGKAFLSKVDYKSDIEELSRNDIEIVNLEINTELSDFGTTEYENGIVFASARGGGRKYRWNEQPYLDIYSVEKTDEGSFSEVNEIQGKVNTKYHESSAVFSPNGQYMFFTRNNYFRMKYKEDESGINRLQLYRATLSEDGSWDEIHKIHFNSEDYSVAHPALNLTGSRLYFASDMPGTYGQSDIFVVDVNDDGTLGEPENLGAGINTEGQESFPFVNTSGDLFFSSNGYPGLGGFDVFKSEGLDQKVQAGSNRNFPIENIGKPVNSAFDDFGYYENLVTRRVYFSSNREGGKGSDDIYTFEVPECEQLVEGTVQDKKTDELIPNATVVLFDGEGNEIERTTVGADATFEFNLDCEKEYLIRGEKETYASDEKRFTTPDRKQELQLQLLLEKDEVIVEPCSDLAKLLDIPIIYFDFDKFNIRYDAEVELQKVLAVLNKYPSMTIDVRSHTDCRATMVYNERLSENRAQSTRQYLIDNGIDAARITAKGYGESRLVNDCGCEPTNESSCSEEEHQLNRRSEFIVTSFKGQKCPEQN
- the idi gene encoding isopentenyl-diphosphate Delta-isomerase; the protein is MTEEQVILVDENDNQIGLMPKMEAHEKAVLHRAFSVFIFNNENELMLQQRALHKYHSPGLWTNTCCSHQRDGESNIEAGKRRLQEEMGFVTDLDESTSFIYKASFENGLTEYEYDYVMVGLYNDEPIINSEEVADWKWMPLEGVKVDMALNPEKYTAWFKIIFEKFYEYININK
- a CDS encoding 6-pyruvoyl trahydropterin synthase family protein; the encoded protein is MRVTVHRKAHFNAAHRLYRKDWSFEKNETVFGLCNNPNFHGHNYELIASVTGEIDPETGYVIDVKILKDIIKAEVEDAFDHKNLNIEVPEFYNLNPTAENIAVVIYNKVKAKLDSKFHLEITLYETPRNFVTYSGH
- a CDS encoding DUF4369 domain-containing protein; translated protein: MMTLNKALSLIFILLILVSCGKEKEANFTLKGSVKGLKKGIVYLQKNGDSTSIIDLDSMVITGQPEFTLKTNIDEPILLYLKLFKNDGEEHYIPFFADKGLTEINTSLKNFNFDAKIIGSKQQVLLDEYTGIMSKFNNQNLELIEANFLAQKAKDSITSDSLNIQSQKLLKRKYSYSIQFALNNNDSEIAPYLALYELPAANPIYIDSVYNGLTDSIKKSFYGKKLNEYINSREAIE